AAGAAGATGATTATCGTCTGGGAAATTATCTTCGTTTAATGCTTGGTGACCATAGATGTGTTATGGACCTAATCATGTATAGTGTAGAATTCTCTAGAGAGTAATTCTGCGCCCACCAGAATTCCATTGGATTCATGTTATAGAAAGGTAAGGCTTAAGGTTCACTGCAGCAAGTATATCTGTACTTGCAACGTCTTTAGCATTTCTTCTGACGTGTTTGTTACAAATGTTATTACTGCTCATGGCCACTACTGCGAACCTATGTCTCTGAAGCACAGTATTATATTATTTCTCAAATAGCTAATTAAATTCCCCCTATGGCAAAGCTGCAGCTATTGTTCAATTGCCACATAAAATTaatgacattcatataaaaaaTTGGGAGATAAAATAGATTATGATATTTATGGCATCAGGTCGGTGATGTAGTGTACATTCCGTTACATGAGAACGATATGGTGAGGTTCCTGGTCAATGTGGGTAGGAACATACCGAAGTAATGAGTAGAATattggatgtagatgtaaaaacttGAATTGTATGCCAGCTGACCAAGGATAGAGTGGGTTGCAGCATTAATTTGGGAGGAGCTGGAAGTGTGAGGCAGGTTATCGTTGGAATGATGTGTCTCTGCAAGCCCCTGCTGCCTTCAGGTACGTCTCAGGACGATCTCAGtgtacaaattacaaataaaatgtctctttgttagaaAATGCCATTACTCAGTGAACAAACTAAACAAACTAGAGATAATCTCTGAAATTGTACCGCCAAAACTTCTCTTCTTAGAGGAGAATAATggcaatggcgtattgtatcatcaACAGTGCCAACACACTTCGGCTGAGTGGAGTGTTATCGCATAGCTTGTCGTCAGAAAGAGTTTTGTGATGATATCGCAAGAGAAACATACTGCACAGTGAGTAAACATTAGTGAATCAACTAACATAATGACTTCtcgaaaataacaaaaattataattGGAAGGTATATGTAAACCACCAATTCAGTTGCTGTTTATTAAATGCTATAAGGTTGATTCCGTTGGCGAGGCCTGCAATTCAACGTAACGACGCTTATTAAGATATGTAGCTACAATCGTAATGTTAAAAGGGCTTTCTTCACGTTTTAATATTCACAAGTAGGTCTAACTGTTTACAGTTATACGCAGCCTCCGATGTTCTTAGTGCTATTGTAGATGATATTGTTTCATAAGACCACTTACTCACTTCAGAATTAGTTTTTTTTAGATTTAACACTGTTGTATCGTGTTTTTGATTAGGAGAGAGTAGCGAAGTGGTACAGTGTCCGGTAGATACTACCTTGTCCAGTTTATTTGTCCATGTTAGAAATAATGTGACACAAGGTGAGTTTTCTGTTACTTGTCTGCACGCTACTTGCCAATGTGATGCAACTGGTGGATTACTTCGACACAGACACATTGAATTTTAGTAGCTGTGGTTCATTCATATTTGTACTTTATACTACACTTTATGTCACGAGGCTAGAACTATAGCAACACGCTACTGAAACTGACAAGAGCGAAAGCGCTCCACAGTGTACAAAACAGATGTGATATTCTTGCGTGCATATTTTATTTTACGGTGATAACTGCATATATCTAactatgtttttgttgttttgtactgcAGAGagccaaagtgtgtgtgtgtgatgatcatagctagcacaaaaattaaattatcttGTAACTAGAGGTTAAGGTGATAAAGATTTAAACATTGTTTTAGCATTGTTGTTTGCGAAATGCGACGGATCGGCTTCAGGCGCCTAGCGAAAGATGTTCTTCCACCCCGAACATCGGCCAGTTTTTTAAGGGCTATATGGATGGTGTGTTGCACTAGTACGTGTAAACTGTATGTGGTGGTTCGTCGGCTGTTTCGGAGGAGGacaccaaacaccgaggtcatcagaTCCATcagcttagggaaggatgggaaaggaagtcggccgtgccctttcataggtaccattccggcatttgcctaaagcgatttagtgaACGCGGAAAATATAAATAAGGTTGGCAGGactcgggtttcaaccgtcgtcttcCAAAATCCGAGTCCAGTTTGCTAGCCGCGGCTCCATCTCACCCTGCGGGAGTGCATGTGAGTGTAAATGGATACATGTACATTTTGGTGCTAGGTTTGTTCGGGTTCTCTCACTTCGTAAAACATTGCAAAGAGATATGGAGTTTGTTTAACGATTTTATCTACATTCGTTTGATTTAATGACTGCAATggcgctgataacattgctgttgAATGCCCATatgcaccaaacacacacacacacatacacacagattttgaaatttaatccagaCCATTAGCGTAGAGACTGAGCAGGACCGTTACGCTACCACCATTTCTGGCCAAAAATTAGCAGGGAAAATTTTATCTACAGCAAGAATTGGAACCGGAAAGCTTCCGAGTTGAGTGCCCCTGCACGCGTTAACCACATAGATTTCATAGGTGGGTAACAAAGGTTACAATTTATATAAGGGTCAGTCGTATtactgtgaccaccgcctatgttcgacatcaactagcaataaccactcacagacggttgGTGACAGTAACAGCAGCAGCCGGTATGTAAAGCATGCAGAGAGGACCcggaaaacactgcagtcgttgtcgtaatgtggaagtggggtgatttatctgacatccttAGGGCATGATCATTGACGTGGGGACCTCTGGTGGACGCacttccaaaacggctaagtttgtaaactgttcgcgtgttcgCTTTTCGCAATGGTAAAGGTATATCCTTCGTGAAAAAATGGTGCCATCCCAAAGAGCCATcaaggcaactgtggtgaacctcggaccgtagatgacaggggtgaacgacggttcaGATGTGTACGGGCAAACAGACGTACAATTGTGGAGGAACTCGCCGCCGGGATGAATCAAGGGGCTCGAAACACTTGAGAacgggtgctacagacgaatgctgaaaattaggtggactgatattgtaagtaatgaggaggttctgcgtagtatcggacaggaaaggaatatgtaggaaacactgacaagtagaagggacagaatgataggacatctgtgaagatATGAGGGTATGCCTTCTATGGTAGCAGAGAGAGCTGTggagggctaaaactgtagaggaagatcgattggaatacatccagcatataactgaggacgtagtttgcaagtgagtggttggcacaggagaggaatttgtggcgagtCGCAAATCAAAccgcagaaagaaagaaagaaagaaacagtatGTACACCACTGACAGGAATCTACGCCACTGGTGTGTCCCATCATATTTTAAGTGCATGTTCCATATTCATGGAAGAAAACATTTTGTCGTCAAGATATAATCTGTCCACAAGTTGTATTTcatttcccatgttttgctgcaaATGGGGGCACCTCTTGATGGAATTCTTGAATTTACTGTTATTATCTGTTGCTCATTTGTCATTTTAGTTGACTGTTAACTTCAACACTTTGTTGCTTGTTGAAGATTGTGATGCATAGTATTTATAATTATCTACTCTTATGTCTtatttaacattattaatttttttaaatagctgTATATTCTAAGGCTTCATTTAAATTATTTTGGTTACTTTCTCTGAAATTATAATTAACACTTCCGAAGAATTAGGATGTCACATTGATGAAGTTGCAAGGTAATTTGCAACTGAAAGTGAATTCGAGTCAGATAGTAATGTAGCAAGAACTTGCAGGTTGGGTTGTGAGTATTCTGATACAAACACCAAACGAAATGAACAGGATGAGTCAAGCGGAAAATTAAATTGTGAGAGACGTTACTACGACAAAAATTAAATTGTGTGGTCAAATACAGAAGAAACGAAGCAGTGACAACTCGTGCTTGCCATATTATTGCGTTATTTCCAGGGTAGTAGCCCTTTCTAAAAAATGTAATGTCGTTCTTCTAAGGATACATTTTTTCAGTCTCTCCTCCAGGCATCGACAATGAATTGTCTCGAGAATTAGTGAGTACATTTCTATAGCtagagaaaaatataaatattaagatTAAAATCATCTCCGGAATCTTGATTGAGTTTCAAGCGCTTCCTGGTATCCTGTCACATTGTGGGTTATTCAAACCCAAAGATGAAGACGCCTAATCAAGGTCTGTGACAAAAGATACTAACATAATTTAGCCCACCTATTAATTGCTATGTTAGTAAACGTTCCTCGTTACTTTATGTACAACACCCTTAACGACATTACTCTATATCCTCTTGCTTTGTATAATCGGTATTCATTTTCTGTTACATTACTAATTTTGTATTCTTTTGACCTGAGACTTGTTTTTAAATACAACTCCTTTTCTAATTTGTTACTTGCGTGTTGATATTATCGCTAAATATTTGTACCGTCGTTAAAActgaaattgtacgaaaattcactATAAAACGCTTTAAGTTTAGTTTCTAGACCCCTTAAAATCGAAACTGGTGTCTGTAAGTGAGTGAGGACTGGGCAGTAGGCcgaggaaataataaaataataaaaaaagaaacggTTTGACGTAGTATCCAAAGTGCAAACCATGCTATGGAGTACCACACACATTCTGGCGTCCGAAGGCGTTACTGAATCAGATTGTAATGCAGATATTACACTGCATTCTGCATCATGTTTATGTTTATCACTTCATATGCCACAATGTTATGTACAAGGGCACTCTGATTACCTAATTCTTGCTGAAAAAACACCGAATTAAGATACTTTATACTCCGACTAAATGTGGGAAAACGTATCATTTtactgtggccaaaatggtacgaGAAAGCATTAATACTGTTCTGCCATGTTGAAAAGTTTGTGTTGCGCAGTAGCAGGCACCTAGGCGATCTCACTCCTAATTACTAACCGAACGCTATGGAAACATTTCGTAAGGGTTAAGGGTCCCAGGAACGATATTTATCAGCGGCTCTTGAAAGAAAAGTTGTTGAGATAGCCCACAGAAAGTCATGTAAATTTTATCTTTGAGATGATTACACGGATACATGACACGTTGAAAACAATCGTTATCATACTTGTAATGGAGCAAAGAGAATTTGACCTTATCCAGGTCGGTATGACGTCAATGACATTTACTATATAACTCCAACTCATTTCCAAGCCAAACATTAGTTTCGTTCTGCGTTCGCCAGAATTAGCTGAAATATCTTTCGCCATGAAACGTAAGtttaaactttcattctgtttaTATGCAGCTGACAATCAAAATTAATTGCCCCGCTTGAAATGTAACGTGGGTACAAGGTTATCAATAGAGGAGCTTCCAGTTATATTTAGTTACGTGTCTACAATTGCTTATCGTACACAGTCACTAATATCTATTTCTGAGGACTGTGTTATGGACTGAATTATGTATATTGCAAATGCTTCGGATTCCTTCTTAATTGCTCGTTATTAAGAGACTACTAGCAGCTACATTCTCTTCTTAACTAATATAAAACCATGTCTGTCATGAAACGGTAATGCAACCGGGAGCATTCCATTAACACATCATGGACGGATCGAATTAATTTTCAACAATTTATTTCTTTCAGTCGATTTGCGTAACTTTACTTTTAAACCTGCCACTAGTAAACATTTCCCAAAGTTGAAGTGAAAATTATGGGAAGGAATTACACTTTTACAGCTTCTAAAGTGGGACGTTGGTTTGCTGTTTTGTTCTGAAATACGTATTATACCTATCATAGATTAGACGAACGAAATACTTCTTAAATGATTCGAAATATCGAAACGAAGATGTCAGCATGCTACAGTACATGACAGAGCGAGCGTTTCTCCATGCCTAATACTATTTACAGTGTGTGTTAAGAATGCGTTTTTCTTTCAGTGCGTAGGATGCCTATTTTACTCTTTATAGTAGCGGACAGTGAGAGGAAATAAAGGTATAACACATGAAAAATTTTAAGCGAAACTTAAATACGACATTATATAATAACATCATATGATACTATCATAGAAACTGAGCTGAAATTGTGCTGTTTCCGTGAATTTCAACCTATGCACATTATTTCATGTGTTGTGTTATTGTACCTCAAGCTTGACATGTGACCAAACCATAAACTAACTTGCTTAGTAGAGAGAATTTCTCCATTTATTAAAGAAGCAAATGCTTGTCTTCCTATGTTCTACATCTTGGAGACAAATGCGTTCTGAAAAATCGTGACGTTAATTAAACTTAATAAGCTTTCGATTACATTTTACCTCTTAACAGATGGAACCAAAATTCCAACGCCAGTGAGGGAAAAGGAATTTTGTTGGTCTTATTACGCACTCCACCTTGAAATACACGAAACACTAACCCTCTTTTCTTACAGTGTTGGCAGGCCTTCTGGTGCTGAGCGTGTTGGCCGCTGTGGCCACAGCGACCACCCCCACGTGTCCCGAAGATGACGGCGCCACGCCCGTCTTCTATCCAGACGACACGGACACACACGGCTTCTGGGAGTGCAGCAACGGCAAGGCTGTCCACATGCAGTGCCCTGCTGGACTCGTCTGGAACGCCAATATCAACGCCTGCGACTGGCCGTCCTCGAGGAAGTAGAAGATGCGAGCTTGCCCCGTTACCAATAGATGTTTGCTAAGAAAACCTTAGAATAAAATCTGCGTGTCTTATGACTGTGGCTGATAATTTACTATCTGTATTTCCTATGCTACCATTGAATGTAATTATTATTACGTTTGCAAACATATTAATTCATAATAAATAAGTgttgcacaatatatatatatatatctcttgtTCATCCCCTTCTGTTCACTTATAAGGACTACATCATCGAACGGAAAATGGACCCTAGTTTTACGTTCTTCCGTCTTTCTTTCTGGCCTGCATATTCTTCCTCAGGTAATGCTCTAATCAACTATAGCTGAAGTGCTGATAGGGACTCTGATGTATTAATTATAGGGTAATTCAGTGTTGTGCTTTAATCAGACTGCTTCGTCTGACTTGACTACAGAAGGCAGTTATGCAGAAATAGCTAACACATCTAATGTACTGAAGCCTGTATTTATATGAAATCTGGTTCAGCTTCATCTTTACTTACCCAAACGTCTAACTGAAGCTATGATAACAACTTCACCTGTTTTTACAGAAGTTGCAGGTGTATTACTTTGATTTAAGAAGCTGACGAGTGAAATCTCGTACACGGAGTGAAAGAACTTACTTTTACACTTATTACTTGTTGTTCTGAAGATGTTAAGTAAAAAATCATACCGGTGGGCAACTTTACTTAGGGAGCTAGTCTCCGGAACATTCAGAAGCCCACACGCTGGAATTTTGTAGTGTCGTGAGGTAAATAATTTTGTCGTTCGTATTGACAAAAAGGATTTCGGAAACAATTGCCTCCAGTTGTTAAAGACGTTTGTGGGTTCAAATAAGATCTTCGGGCACTTCAGGCCAGCAAGTCCacttcttacaaggaaacagataaacgcagtaCAGCAGCACCCGACATACTAAAATTACGAGTCATTCTGCCACTAACACTATAAACAGCATATCTATCAGGCAAATGTATACagggggattgcagtgcctcacaagcacctatcgctaacttagttatgaagttGAAGTGTCGACtttagcagcgcgggattagccgagcggtctggggcgctgcagtcatggactgtgcggctggtcccggcggaggttagagtcgtccctcgggcatgggtgtgtgtgtttgccattaggataatttaggttaagtagtgtgtaagcttagtgactgatgaccttagcagttgagtcccataagatttcacacacatttcaacattcttTTGACGACTTTACACTCAAGATttaacgggggagggggggggggtagagtacACAGaaatcatagttcgtttagaggaatatgCCATGTTTCATCTCACATGAGATGGAAGTTATCTGATGCAGGATAGGTTGACAGTGCAGTTAATAATCGCAAGTGCTTTAAATCATACACAGAAGAAGCGGCTGTATACGTGTCGAaagcaggctatgtcacgtgaccgCAGATGCTTTATAGGCGGATGGTTCTCtgccttcctgaaaagcgtcaaatacagtagtcaactcgcaagTATCACTgagacctcagtagacatacagtataatgctgcctcaacGGACAAAAATTGGCTGCTTCCATCATTctcttcgcttccatgtcgacgttttctcagaTTCCTCTTGCTGCAGCATACTtgatcccatgtacaaattgttatgCACCATCCAAAAGATACGCAAGTACATGCACAATTTCGCGGTATTTATATTCGATCAATTTATACCTTTCCCCCCATCACTTTTCGCGATTCTATCTATGTTATGTCAGTTCTatccatgcaatcatgacataaTCTCTCGTTCTGGTTTCTAAAATTGGTTATAAGTTTAGTACAGCCACTAACACCGATTCGGAGGTGTAGTATAGCACTTTACTTGATTGTATCCAGTCCCACAGGTTCCGAAAGCGTttgagaagtcttctgatgaaccAGAGGTTTAC
This genomic interval from Schistocerca cancellata isolate TAMUIC-IGC-003103 chromosome 3, iqSchCanc2.1, whole genome shotgun sequence contains the following:
- the LOC126176742 gene encoding peritrophin-1-like; translation: MKLLAGLLVLSVLAAVATATTPTCPEDDGATPVFYPDDTDTHGFWECSNGKAVHMQCPAGLVWNANINACDWPSSRK